Proteins encoded by one window of Macaca fascicularis isolate 582-1 chromosome 10, T2T-MFA8v1.1:
- the EIF2S2 gene encoding eukaryotic translation initiation factor 2 subunit 2 isoform X1 → MLNLSMILIECGERLMIFDPTMSKKKKKKKKPFMLDEEGDTQTEETQPSETKEVEPEPTEDKDLEADEEDTRKKDASDDLDDLNFFNQKKKKKKTKKIFDIDEAEEGVKDLKIESDVQEPTEPEDDLDIMLGNKKKKKKNVKFPDEDEILEKDEALEDEDSKKDDGISFSNQTGPAWAGSERDYTYEELLNRVFNIMREKNPDMVAGEKRKFVMKPPQVVRVGTKKTSFVNFTDICKLLHRQPKHLLAFLLAELGTSGSIDGNNQLVIKGRFQQKQIENVLRRYIKEYVTCHTCRSPDTILQKDTRLYFLQCETCHSRCSVASIKTGFQAVTGKRAQLRAKAN, encoded by the exons ATGATTTTTGATCCTACTatgagcaagaagaaaaagaagaagaagaagccttTTATGTTAGATGAGGAAGGGGATACCCAAACAGAGGAAACCCAGCCTTCAGAAACAAAAGAAGTGGAGCCAGAGCCAACTGAGGACAAAGATTTGGAAGCTGATGAAGAGGACACTAGGAAAAAAG ATGCTTCTGATGATCTAGATGACTTGAACTtctttaatcaaaagaaaaagaagaaaaaaactaaaaagatatttgatattgATGAAGCTGAAGAAGGTGTAAAG GATCTTAAGATTGAAAGTGATGTTCAAGAACCAACTGAACCAGAGGATGACCTTGACATTATgcttggcaataaaaagaagaaaaagaagaatgttaaGTTCCCAGATGAGGATGAAATACTAGAGAAAGATGAAG CTCTAGAAGATGAAGACAGCAAAAAAGATGATGGTATCTCATTCAGTAATCAGACAGGCCCTGCTTGGGCAGGCTCAGAAAGAGACTACACATACGAGGAG CTGCTGAATCGAGTATTCAACATCATGAGGGAAAAGAATCCAGATATGGTTGCTggggagaaaaggaaatttgtcATGAAACCTCCACAGGTCGTCCGAGTAGGaaccaagaaaacttcttttgtCAACTTTACAGATATCTGTAAACT attaCATCGTCAGCCCAAACATCTCCTTGCATTTTTGTTGGCTGAATTGGGTACAAG tGGTTCTATAGATGGTAATAACCAACTTGTAATCAAAGGAAGATTCCAACAGAAACAGATAGAAAATGTCTTGAGAAGATATATCA AGGAATATGTCACTTGTCACACATGCCGATCACCGGACACAATCCTACAGAAGGACACACGACTCTATTTCCTACAGTGCGAAACTTGTCATTCTAGATGTTCTGTTGCCAGCATCAAAACCGGCTTCCAGGCTGTCACGGGCAAGCGAGCACAGCTCCGTGCCAAAGCTAACTAA
- the EIF2S2 gene encoding eukaryotic translation initiation factor 2 subunit 2 isoform X2: MSGDEMIFDPTMSKKKKKKKKPFMLDEEGDTQTEETQPSETKEVEPEPTEDKDLEADEEDTRKKDASDDLDDLNFFNQKKKKKKTKKIFDIDEAEEGVKDLKIESDVQEPTEPEDDLDIMLGNKKKKKKNVKFPDEDEILEKDEALEDEDSKKDDGISFSNQTGPAWAGSERDYTYEELLNRVFNIMREKNPDMVAGEKRKFVMKPPQVVRVGTKKTSFVNFTDICKLLHRQPKHLLAFLLAELGTSGSIDGNNQLVIKGRFQQKQIENVLRRYIKEYVTCHTCRSPDTILQKDTRLYFLQCETCHSRCSVASIKTGFQAVTGKRAQLRAKAN, from the exons ATGATTTTTGATCCTACTatgagcaagaagaaaaagaagaagaagaagccttTTATGTTAGATGAGGAAGGGGATACCCAAACAGAGGAAACCCAGCCTTCAGAAACAAAAGAAGTGGAGCCAGAGCCAACTGAGGACAAAGATTTGGAAGCTGATGAAGAGGACACTAGGAAAAAAG ATGCTTCTGATGATCTAGATGACTTGAACTtctttaatcaaaagaaaaagaagaaaaaaactaaaaagatatttgatattgATGAAGCTGAAGAAGGTGTAAAG GATCTTAAGATTGAAAGTGATGTTCAAGAACCAACTGAACCAGAGGATGACCTTGACATTATgcttggcaataaaaagaagaaaaagaagaatgttaaGTTCCCAGATGAGGATGAAATACTAGAGAAAGATGAAG CTCTAGAAGATGAAGACAGCAAAAAAGATGATGGTATCTCATTCAGTAATCAGACAGGCCCTGCTTGGGCAGGCTCAGAAAGAGACTACACATACGAGGAG CTGCTGAATCGAGTATTCAACATCATGAGGGAAAAGAATCCAGATATGGTTGCTggggagaaaaggaaatttgtcATGAAACCTCCACAGGTCGTCCGAGTAGGaaccaagaaaacttcttttgtCAACTTTACAGATATCTGTAAACT attaCATCGTCAGCCCAAACATCTCCTTGCATTTTTGTTGGCTGAATTGGGTACAAG tGGTTCTATAGATGGTAATAACCAACTTGTAATCAAAGGAAGATTCCAACAGAAACAGATAGAAAATGTCTTGAGAAGATATATCA AGGAATATGTCACTTGTCACACATGCCGATCACCGGACACAATCCTACAGAAGGACACACGACTCTATTTCCTACAGTGCGAAACTTGTCATTCTAGATGTTCTGTTGCCAGCATCAAAACCGGCTTCCAGGCTGTCACGGGCAAGCGAGCACAGCTCCGTGCCAAAGCTAACTAA
- the EIF2S2 gene encoding eukaryotic translation initiation factor 2 subunit 2 isoform X4: MSGDEMIFDPTMSKKKKKKKKPFMLDEEGDTQTEETQPSETKEVEPEPTEDKDLEADEEDTRKKDASDDLDDLNFFNQKKKKKKTKKIFDIDEAEEGVKDLKIESDVQEPTEPEDDLDIMLGNKKKKKKNVKFPDEDEILEKDEALEDEDSKKDDGISFSNQTGPAWAGSERDYTYEELLNRVFNIMREKNPDMVAGEKRKFVMKPPQVVRVGTKKTSFVNFTDICKLGSIDGNNQLVIKGRFQQKQIENVLRRYIKEYVTCHTCRSPDTILQKDTRLYFLQCETCHSRCSVASIKTGFQAVTGKRAQLRAKAN; this comes from the exons ATGATTTTTGATCCTACTatgagcaagaagaaaaagaagaagaagaagccttTTATGTTAGATGAGGAAGGGGATACCCAAACAGAGGAAACCCAGCCTTCAGAAACAAAAGAAGTGGAGCCAGAGCCAACTGAGGACAAAGATTTGGAAGCTGATGAAGAGGACACTAGGAAAAAAG ATGCTTCTGATGATCTAGATGACTTGAACTtctttaatcaaaagaaaaagaagaaaaaaactaaaaagatatttgatattgATGAAGCTGAAGAAGGTGTAAAG GATCTTAAGATTGAAAGTGATGTTCAAGAACCAACTGAACCAGAGGATGACCTTGACATTATgcttggcaataaaaagaagaaaaagaagaatgttaaGTTCCCAGATGAGGATGAAATACTAGAGAAAGATGAAG CTCTAGAAGATGAAGACAGCAAAAAAGATGATGGTATCTCATTCAGTAATCAGACAGGCCCTGCTTGGGCAGGCTCAGAAAGAGACTACACATACGAGGAG CTGCTGAATCGAGTATTCAACATCATGAGGGAAAAGAATCCAGATATGGTTGCTggggagaaaaggaaatttgtcATGAAACCTCCACAGGTCGTCCGAGTAGGaaccaagaaaacttcttttgtCAACTTTACAGATATCTGTAAACT tGGTTCTATAGATGGTAATAACCAACTTGTAATCAAAGGAAGATTCCAACAGAAACAGATAGAAAATGTCTTGAGAAGATATATCA AGGAATATGTCACTTGTCACACATGCCGATCACCGGACACAATCCTACAGAAGGACACACGACTCTATTTCCTACAGTGCGAAACTTGTCATTCTAGATGTTCTGTTGCCAGCATCAAAACCGGCTTCCAGGCTGTCACGGGCAAGCGAGCACAGCTCCGTGCCAAAGCTAACTAA
- the EIF2S2 gene encoding eukaryotic translation initiation factor 2 subunit 2 isoform X3 produces MLNLSMILIECGERLMIFDPTMSKKKKKKKKPFMLDEEGDTQTEETQPSETKEVEPEPTEDKDLEADEEDTRKKDASDDLDDLNFFNQKKKKKKTKKIFDIDEAEEGVKDLKIESDVQEPTEPEDDLDIMLGNKKKKKKNVKFPDEDEILEKDEALEDEDSKKDDGISFSNQTGPAWAGSERDYTYEELLNRVFNIMREKNPDMVAGEKRKFVMKPPQVVRVGTKKTSFVNFTDICKLGSIDGNNQLVIKGRFQQKQIENVLRRYIKEYVTCHTCRSPDTILQKDTRLYFLQCETCHSRCSVASIKTGFQAVTGKRAQLRAKAN; encoded by the exons ATGATTTTTGATCCTACTatgagcaagaagaaaaagaagaagaagaagccttTTATGTTAGATGAGGAAGGGGATACCCAAACAGAGGAAACCCAGCCTTCAGAAACAAAAGAAGTGGAGCCAGAGCCAACTGAGGACAAAGATTTGGAAGCTGATGAAGAGGACACTAGGAAAAAAG ATGCTTCTGATGATCTAGATGACTTGAACTtctttaatcaaaagaaaaagaagaaaaaaactaaaaagatatttgatattgATGAAGCTGAAGAAGGTGTAAAG GATCTTAAGATTGAAAGTGATGTTCAAGAACCAACTGAACCAGAGGATGACCTTGACATTATgcttggcaataaaaagaagaaaaagaagaatgttaaGTTCCCAGATGAGGATGAAATACTAGAGAAAGATGAAG CTCTAGAAGATGAAGACAGCAAAAAAGATGATGGTATCTCATTCAGTAATCAGACAGGCCCTGCTTGGGCAGGCTCAGAAAGAGACTACACATACGAGGAG CTGCTGAATCGAGTATTCAACATCATGAGGGAAAAGAATCCAGATATGGTTGCTggggagaaaaggaaatttgtcATGAAACCTCCACAGGTCGTCCGAGTAGGaaccaagaaaacttcttttgtCAACTTTACAGATATCTGTAAACT tGGTTCTATAGATGGTAATAACCAACTTGTAATCAAAGGAAGATTCCAACAGAAACAGATAGAAAATGTCTTGAGAAGATATATCA AGGAATATGTCACTTGTCACACATGCCGATCACCGGACACAATCCTACAGAAGGACACACGACTCTATTTCCTACAGTGCGAAACTTGTCATTCTAGATGTTCTGTTGCCAGCATCAAAACCGGCTTCCAGGCTGTCACGGGCAAGCGAGCACAGCTCCGTGCCAAAGCTAACTAA